The Herminiimonas arsenitoxidans genome window below encodes:
- a CDS encoding class I SAM-dependent methyltransferase has protein sequence MNNEELQAVFNQQAASYDSQWAKLASLRDALNLLIGAVLSNLPTDARILSIGTGTGTEILSLAEKFPEWHFTAVEPSGSMLDVFRRKAEEQGIASRCTFHEGYLNSLPESEAFHAATSLLVSQFILEQDDRIEFFQSIKQRLRPDGYLINSDLSSDIDSYNYQNLLEIWMRMMSGADIGHEKREQMRAAYARDVAILPQEKVGGIIAAGGFEQPTLFYQCGLIHAWVTKAKAD, from the coding sequence ATGAACAACGAAGAACTTCAAGCAGTATTCAATCAGCAAGCCGCATCGTACGACAGTCAATGGGCAAAATTGGCCTCTTTGCGGGATGCGTTGAACCTGCTCATCGGCGCAGTTCTTTCCAATTTACCCACTGATGCAAGAATCCTCAGTATCGGCACTGGAACCGGTACTGAAATACTCAGTCTCGCCGAGAAATTTCCAGAATGGCATTTCACGGCTGTTGAGCCGTCGGGATCTATGCTTGATGTTTTTCGTCGAAAAGCCGAAGAACAAGGCATTGCTTCACGTTGTACCTTTCACGAAGGTTATTTGAATTCACTTCCTGAGAGTGAAGCATTCCATGCCGCGACATCGCTCCTAGTTTCTCAGTTCATCCTTGAACAAGATGACCGAATTGAATTTTTTCAAAGTATCAAACAGAGACTTCGCCCAGACGGATATCTAATCAATTCGGATCTCTCTTCCGACATAGATTCATACAACTATCAGAATCTATTGGAAATATGGATGCGAATGATGAGTGGTGCCGACATTGGGCATGAAAAGCGCGAGCAGATGCGTGCTGCGTACGCGCGAGACGTTGCAATCCTGCCGCAAGAGAAGGTCGGGGGAATAATTGCTGCTGGCGGATTTGAACAACCGACGCTTTTTTATCAGTGTGGACTCATTCATGCCTGGGTTACAAAAGCTAAAGCTGATTGA
- a CDS encoding ABC transporter substrate-binding protein, with amino-acid sequence MNWQISKSLAASIGFAMFAATSAYAQETIKIGVTEPLTGPVAASGTYVTNGARIAADYINKNGGVLGKKIQLVIEDNKSNPREAVNSVEKLILKDKVPVLMGAWSSTFTLAIMPKLTEYGVPLVVETASSSKITTAGNPWVFRTSPTSAMEAQAFAKLIDGYSPAIKKVDFLAVNNDWGLGAAAEFKKMLEAKGIAIGRTETMTPDMTDLSAQLASLKGSGSDTVIVTSGIEQLTLAIRQAGEQRLPQRIITTGGSFPEPLLKTPGPKGYVSQHLLFFAPWAPERAKHPAIAKAFMDGWKTRGLEFAGQTEGFRGFDAILTIAEAIKIAGKAEPAAIRDALWKVQVQGANGDVAFSKEGPAGKESGQAAPNVYVVELKDGQVTVK; translated from the coding sequence ATGAATTGGCAAATTTCAAAATCCCTGGCGGCCTCTATCGGCTTCGCCATGTTTGCAGCGACTTCCGCTTATGCGCAAGAGACCATCAAAATCGGCGTGACCGAACCATTGACGGGACCTGTTGCAGCGTCCGGTACCTATGTCACCAACGGCGCACGTATTGCCGCCGATTACATCAACAAGAATGGCGGTGTGCTGGGTAAGAAGATTCAGCTTGTCATTGAAGACAACAAGTCGAATCCGCGTGAAGCCGTCAACTCGGTAGAGAAATTGATTTTGAAAGATAAGGTTCCTGTCCTGATGGGTGCATGGAGTTCCACCTTCACGCTCGCGATCATGCCTAAACTGACTGAATATGGTGTGCCGCTGGTAGTGGAAACAGCATCGTCGAGCAAGATCACGACCGCAGGTAATCCATGGGTGTTCCGCACCAGCCCAACCTCTGCGATGGAAGCACAGGCATTTGCCAAGTTGATCGACGGTTACAGCCCAGCGATCAAGAAAGTCGATTTCCTGGCAGTGAACAATGACTGGGGCCTGGGCGCTGCAGCCGAGTTCAAGAAAATGCTGGAAGCCAAAGGCATCGCCATCGGTCGTACCGAAACCATGACACCAGACATGACCGATCTTTCCGCGCAGCTGGCTTCGTTGAAGGGTAGCGGTTCCGACACCGTGATCGTGACCTCAGGTATCGAACAATTGACACTGGCGATTCGTCAAGCCGGCGAACAACGTCTGCCACAACGCATCATTACAACCGGTGGCTCGTTTCCAGAGCCACTGTTGAAGACACCTGGCCCTAAAGGTTATGTCAGTCAGCATCTGTTGTTCTTCGCACCGTGGGCACCTGAGCGTGCCAAGCATCCTGCCATTGCCAAGGCATTTATGGATGGCTGGAAAACACGTGGCTTGGAATTCGCTGGTCAGACCGAAGGCTTCCGTGGCTTTGACGCGATTCTGACAATTGCTGAAGCGATCAAGATTGCCGGCAAGGCAGAACCTGCAGCCATCCGTGATGCGCTGTGGAAGGTACAAGTCCAAGGCGCTAACGGCGATGTCGCCTTCAGCAAGGAAGGTCCTGCTGGCAAGGAGAGTGGTCAAGCTGCACCGAATGTCTACGTCGTCGAACTGAAAGACGGCCAAGTCACGGTCAAGTAA
- a CDS encoding ABC transporter ATP-binding protein, protein MLKLEEITVRYGATTGVNKISLEVNEGEIVTLIGANGAGKSTTLRAINGLEPLAHGSIRMNGHLVSGASPAQIIDHGISHCPEGRRVFPQLTVRENMEMGAYRRKDKTSVRDDMERMFDKFPRLRERVQQVAGTLSGGEQQMLAIARALMSRPRLVMFDEPSLGLAPNIVEQIFNLIKEIRSEGTTVLIVEQNAYAALAMSDRGYLLENGHIVTHGTSAEMRANPEIRRAYLGG, encoded by the coding sequence ATGCTGAAGCTTGAAGAAATCACCGTACGCTACGGAGCCACCACTGGTGTTAACAAGATTTCGCTGGAAGTAAATGAAGGCGAAATCGTCACCCTGATCGGTGCCAACGGCGCAGGCAAGTCAACTACGCTGCGTGCCATCAACGGACTGGAGCCGCTGGCACATGGCAGTATCCGCATGAATGGTCACTTGGTATCAGGCGCTTCGCCGGCACAGATCATCGATCATGGCATTTCACATTGCCCAGAAGGACGACGTGTTTTCCCGCAACTGACGGTGCGTGAAAACATGGAGATGGGCGCGTATCGACGCAAGGATAAGACGAGCGTGCGCGACGATATGGAGCGCATGTTCGACAAGTTCCCACGCTTGCGTGAACGCGTACAGCAGGTTGCAGGCACGCTGTCCGGCGGCGAGCAGCAGATGCTGGCGATTGCCCGCGCATTGATGTCACGTCCAAGACTGGTGATGTTTGACGAACCATCACTGGGACTGGCACCGAATATCGTCGAGCAAATCTTCAACCTGATTAAAGAGATACGCAGCGAAGGAACGACGGTGCTGATCGTGGAGCAGAATGCTTATGCCGCGCTCGCCATGTCTGACCGTGGCTATCTGCTGGAAAACGGTCATATCGTGACACACGGTACTTCCGCAGAAATGCGTGCCAATCCGGAAATTCGTCGCGCCTATCTGGGCGGATAA
- a CDS encoding branched-chain amino acid ABC transporter permease → MKKKITFLVSVLALALLPLVWPDPYLLSVVASAGIFIIAAISLNLLLGFTGQLSLGHVAFFGLGAYTTSLMSLGFDVTLWGMTTPLVVDPKPVWLSFICGIGVAAICGWLLGKLAFRVRGAYFVIVTISFAQVTRMVALNWVDLTEGPMALNSIPALTMWVPGEGVIDLVSKASTYWLVLGIGVLSYLLVAAMVHSRVGRAMIALRENEVLARSVGIRVTHYLGIATIFAAGIAGAAGGLYAHTVRIIDPDVFMFMFTIMMVIMVIVGGKGTLAGPVVGGLLFGLLPEVLRGVVSPEIQWMIYGVLMIAVLVYMPKGVVPSAGNLLRRYSSKALKEQAPVVRRKTA, encoded by the coding sequence ATGAAAAAGAAAATCACTTTTCTTGTCTCTGTGTTGGCACTGGCTCTTCTGCCATTGGTCTGGCCTGATCCATATCTGCTGTCGGTCGTAGCCTCGGCAGGTATCTTCATCATCGCCGCCATTAGTCTGAATCTGTTGCTGGGTTTTACCGGGCAACTGAGTCTCGGACATGTGGCCTTCTTCGGCCTGGGGGCGTACACGACTTCACTCATGTCGCTGGGCTTTGATGTCACCTTGTGGGGTATGACTACGCCGCTGGTAGTTGATCCCAAACCGGTCTGGCTCTCCTTCATCTGCGGCATCGGAGTTGCTGCCATCTGCGGTTGGCTGCTCGGCAAACTGGCCTTCCGTGTGCGTGGTGCCTACTTCGTGATTGTCACGATCAGCTTTGCCCAAGTCACACGCATGGTTGCGCTGAACTGGGTTGATCTGACAGAAGGTCCGATGGCATTGAACAGCATTCCAGCGCTGACGATGTGGGTGCCGGGCGAAGGCGTGATCGATCTGGTCAGCAAGGCGTCGACTTACTGGTTGGTGTTGGGCATAGGCGTACTGTCCTATCTGCTGGTCGCTGCCATGGTTCACAGCCGCGTCGGTCGCGCCATGATCGCCTTGCGTGAAAACGAAGTGCTGGCGCGTTCTGTCGGCATACGCGTGACCCACTATCTCGGCATCGCCACCATTTTTGCCGCTGGTATTGCTGGTGCAGCAGGTGGACTGTATGCGCATACGGTTCGGATTATTGATCCGGATGTCTTCATGTTTATGTTCACCATCATGATGGTCATCATGGTCATCGTCGGTGGCAAGGGCACGCTGGCAGGCCCGGTGGTTGGTGGCTTGTTGTTCGGTCTGCTGCCCGAGGTATTGCGCGGCGTGGTCTCGCCTGAAATTCAGTGGATGATTTACGGTGTGCTGATGATCGCCGTACTGGTCTACATGCCTAAAGGTGTGGTGCCATCGGCCGGTAATCTGCTGCGTCGTTATTCTTCAAAAGCCTTGAAAGAGCAGGCACCTGTTGTGCGGAGGAAAACAGCATGA
- a CDS encoding Lrp/AsnC family transcriptional regulator has translation MNKEVIALDELDRRILNALQTDASQTNNDLAAAVHASPPTCLRRVKRLVDAGVIERQVAIVAPDMVGARLTSIVEITLDNQAAERQLEFEELVAKESAVLQCYRVSPGPDFVLVVQVADMPAYNALAHRLFAAHANVRNVRSFFSINRSKFETRIDV, from the coding sequence ATGAACAAAGAAGTTATCGCGTTGGATGAATTGGACCGCCGCATTCTGAATGCATTGCAGACTGATGCGTCGCAAACCAACAACGATCTGGCAGCTGCCGTGCATGCTTCGCCGCCGACTTGCCTGCGCCGCGTGAAGCGTTTGGTCGATGCGGGAGTGATCGAGCGGCAGGTCGCCATCGTCGCGCCGGATATGGTGGGTGCCCGTTTGACCTCGATAGTCGAGATCACGCTGGATAATCAAGCCGCTGAGCGACAGCTTGAGTTTGAGGAATTGGTCGCGAAAGAGAGCGCGGTGTTGCAATGCTATCGCGTCTCGCCAGGGCCGGATTTTGTGTTGGTGGTGCAGGTGGCAGATATGCCTGCCTACAATGCATTGGCGCATCGCCTGTTTGCGGCACATGCAAACGTACGCAATGTGCGCAGCTTCTTTTCGATTAATCGCAGCAAGTTCGAAACGCGCATCGATGTCTGA
- a CDS encoding VOC family protein translates to MMSKNTICLWYDGTALEAAKFYAETFPDSTVDAVHRAPGDYPSGKEGDVLTVEFTVAGIPCLGLNGGPMFKHNEAFSFQIATDNQAETDRLWNAIVSNDGQESACGWCKDKWGLSWQITPRVLTAAITDPDPAAAKRAFEAMMEMTKIDIAAIEAARRG, encoded by the coding sequence ATGATGAGCAAAAACACGATTTGTCTCTGGTACGACGGCACTGCGTTGGAAGCCGCAAAGTTCTACGCCGAAACATTCCCTGACAGCACAGTAGACGCTGTCCATCGCGCGCCCGGCGACTATCCTTCAGGCAAGGAAGGCGATGTGTTGACGGTCGAGTTTACGGTGGCGGGTATTCCTTGTCTCGGCTTGAACGGAGGGCCGATGTTCAAACACAACGAGGCTTTCTCGTTTCAGATAGCGACAGATAACCAAGCTGAAACGGATCGCCTGTGGAATGCGATAGTTAGCAACGACGGTCAGGAAAGTGCATGCGGCTGGTGCAAGGATAAATGGGGATTGTCATGGCAAATCACGCCACGCGTCCTGACAGCCGCGATCACCGATCCTGATCCAGCTGCAGCCAAGCGCGCATTCGAAGCCATGATGGAGATGACTAAGATAGACATCGCTGCAATTGAAGCAGCTCGGCGCGGCTGA
- a CDS encoding ABC transporter ATP-binding protein — protein sequence MSQMNTTPALELEGVTMRIAGLTAVDNASFSVPAGKIVSLIGPNGAGKTTTYNVISGYMKPTSGRVKLFGHDITGLAPEQISQLGLVRSFQRTSIFSACTVAENILTALHLKGECGVLHALLRTQKFRREEADLKSQANDLLAFLGLGARANTLASNLSYGEQRLLGVGLALAAKPKVLLLDEPAAGLNPSETEAFKDMVRRIGQSGVTVLLVEHDMHMVMSISDHIVVLNYGRLIATGSPSEIQNDPEVIRAYLGSGIEHAEA from the coding sequence ATGAGCCAAATGAATACAACTCCCGCGCTGGAACTCGAAGGCGTGACCATGCGTATCGCCGGCCTGACTGCGGTGGATAACGCCAGCTTCTCCGTACCGGCCGGCAAGATCGTCAGTCTGATCGGCCCTAATGGTGCCGGCAAAACGACGACCTATAACGTGATTTCCGGCTATATGAAACCGACTTCTGGTCGGGTCAAATTGTTCGGTCATGACATTACCGGCCTGGCACCGGAACAAATTTCGCAGCTAGGTTTGGTACGCAGCTTTCAGCGCACCAGCATCTTCTCGGCTTGTACGGTAGCGGAAAATATACTCACGGCCTTGCATTTGAAAGGGGAGTGCGGCGTACTGCACGCCTTGTTGCGGACGCAGAAATTCCGTCGTGAAGAAGCTGATTTGAAGTCGCAGGCAAATGACTTGCTGGCCTTTCTTGGATTGGGCGCGAGAGCCAATACCCTGGCATCCAATCTGTCCTACGGTGAACAGCGGTTACTGGGCGTAGGCCTCGCGCTTGCCGCCAAGCCCAAGGTGTTATTGCTGGATGAACCGGCTGCAGGTTTGAATCCTTCAGAGACAGAAGCCTTCAAGGACATGGTCAGACGCATAGGCCAGAGCGGTGTCACCGTGCTGCTGGTTGAACATGACATGCACATGGTGATGTCGATTTCAGATCACATCGTGGTGTTGAACTATGGGCGTTTGATCGCCACTGGTTCGCCATCGGAAATTCAGAATGACCCTGAAGTCATTCGCGCTTATCTTGGATCGGGGATTGAACATGCTGAAGCTTGA
- the glmS gene encoding glutamine--fructose-6-phosphate transaminase (isomerizing), with protein MCGIVGAVAQRNITPILVEGLKRLEYRGYDSCGVALHVDGKLQRARSTSRVAELEKQIENTHLAGFTGIAHTRWATHGAPASHNAHPHFSRDRIALVHNGIIENHDELREELEALGYVFESQTDTEVIAHLVDHLYTGDLFETVQLATKRLTGAFAIAVFSRDEPHRVVGARRGSPLIVGVGNGENFLASDALALAGTTDQIIYLEEGDVVDLQLQRVWIVDANGKQVEREVKTVHAHTGAVELGPYRHYMQKEIFEQPRAIADTLEGISSITPDIFGDKAFSIFKKIDSVLILACGTSYYSGMTAKYWIEAIAGVPCNVEIASEYRYRDSVPNPNSLVVTISQSGETADTLAALRHAQLQGMLHTLTICNAATSAMVRECELAYITRAGVEVGVASTKAFTTQLAALFLLMLTLAQVKGRLSEEKEAAFLKEMRHLPVAISSVLALEPQIIAWAEAFARKENALFLGRGIHYPIALEGALKLKEISYIHAEAYPAGELKHGPLALVTEEMPVVTVAPNDSMIEKLKSNMQEVRARGGELYVFADGDSRITSGPGLNVIRLPEHYGLLSPILHVVPLQLLAYHTALARGTDVDKPRNLAKSVTVE; from the coding sequence ATGTGCGGTATTGTCGGTGCAGTCGCTCAACGTAACATCACCCCTATTCTGGTCGAAGGGCTCAAGCGTCTTGAATATCGCGGTTACGACTCCTGCGGCGTGGCCTTGCATGTGGATGGCAAATTGCAGCGCGCACGCAGCACCTCGCGCGTGGCCGAGCTTGAAAAACAAATCGAGAACACGCACCTCGCCGGCTTTACCGGCATTGCACACACACGTTGGGCGACGCACGGCGCGCCGGCATCGCACAATGCACATCCGCATTTTTCTCGCGATCGCATTGCACTCGTCCATAACGGCATCATCGAGAACCACGATGAACTGCGCGAAGAACTAGAAGCACTCGGCTATGTGTTCGAAAGCCAAACCGATACCGAAGTCATCGCGCATCTGGTCGATCACCTCTATACAGGCGATCTGTTCGAAACCGTGCAACTGGCAACCAAGCGTTTAACCGGCGCTTTCGCGATTGCAGTCTTCAGCCGTGACGAACCACATCGCGTCGTCGGCGCACGTCGTGGCTCGCCGCTGATCGTCGGCGTCGGCAATGGCGAGAACTTCCTCGCCTCCGATGCATTGGCATTGGCCGGCACCACCGATCAAATCATTTATCTGGAAGAAGGCGACGTCGTCGATCTGCAATTGCAACGCGTGTGGATCGTCGATGCAAACGGCAAGCAAGTCGAGCGCGAAGTCAAAACCGTACACGCCCACACCGGCGCAGTCGAGCTTGGCCCGTATCGTCATTACATGCAGAAAGAAATCTTCGAACAACCGCGCGCCATCGCCGACACGCTCGAAGGTATCAGCAGCATCACGCCGGATATTTTCGGCGACAAGGCATTCAGTATTTTCAAGAAGATCGATTCGGTATTAATCCTCGCTTGCGGCACCAGCTACTACTCCGGCATGACCGCCAAGTACTGGATAGAAGCCATCGCCGGCGTACCCTGCAATGTAGAAATCGCCAGCGAATACCGTTATCGCGATAGCGTGCCTAACCCGAATTCTCTGGTCGTCACCATTTCGCAAAGTGGCGAAACTGCAGATACCTTGGCCGCACTGCGCCATGCGCAATTGCAAGGCATGCTGCACACGCTAACCATCTGCAACGCAGCGACCAGCGCGATGGTGCGCGAATGCGAACTCGCCTACATCACACGTGCAGGCGTTGAAGTCGGCGTCGCCTCGACCAAGGCCTTCACCACACAACTCGCCGCCCTCTTCTTGTTGATGCTCACGCTGGCACAAGTCAAAGGCCGCTTGAGTGAAGAAAAAGAAGCCGCCTTCCTGAAAGAAATGCGCCATCTGCCAGTCGCGATCAGCTCCGTGCTGGCGCTGGAACCACAAATCATCGCGTGGGCAGAAGCCTTCGCGCGCAAAGAAAACGCCCTCTTCCTCGGTCGCGGTATCCACTACCCGATCGCACTCGAAGGCGCGCTCAAGCTCAAGGAAATTTCCTACATCCACGCTGAAGCGTATCCGGCCGGTGAACTGAAGCACGGTCCGCTCGCACTTGTCACCGAAGAGATGCCAGTCGTCACCGTCGCGCCTAACGACTCGATGATCGAGAAACTGAAATCGAATATGCAGGAAGTACGTGCACGTGGCGGCGAACTCTACGTCTTCGCCGATGGCGATTCGCGCATCACCTCCGGCCCAGGCTTGAACGTGATCCGTCTGCCGGAACATTACGGTTTGCTGTCGCCGATTTTGCATGTGGTGCCGTTGCAGTTGCTGGCGTATCACACGGCATTGGCACGTGGCACTGACGTTGATAAGCCGAGAAACTTGGCAAAATCTGTGACGGTTGAATAA
- a CDS encoding branched-chain amino acid ABC transporter permease, whose protein sequence is MDQLLQHTLNALVLGSTYALLGIGLTLIFGIMRVVNFAHGELYALGAYVAYGVVAMFGMNFFGSLIVAAIVGFLLGSAIEYFLLRRRDLKAIDEVMLIMIGVMIIMQNAELLMWGGVAKSVPSPFSQEPIVWGAISVSPIRLFVLATAVALLVIFYLLIERSRLGLAMRATFQDKDAAKIVGVNVSHMYTLTFALGSCLASVAGALLAPVFVVTPTMGDLASLKAFAIVILGGLGNLPGAALGGFVLAIVEEFGAGYISTAYRDALGFLVILGVMIFRPQGLFTVRERVG, encoded by the coding sequence GTGGACCAATTATTACAGCATACGCTCAACGCTCTCGTGCTGGGCTCGACGTACGCCTTGCTCGGGATCGGCCTGACACTGATCTTCGGGATCATGCGGGTAGTGAACTTTGCGCATGGCGAATTGTATGCACTCGGTGCGTATGTCGCTTATGGCGTGGTTGCCATGTTCGGCATGAATTTTTTCGGCTCGCTGATAGTCGCTGCCATCGTCGGCTTCCTGTTAGGTTCGGCGATTGAATACTTCCTTTTGCGTCGTCGTGATCTGAAGGCGATCGATGAAGTCATGCTGATCATGATCGGTGTGATGATCATCATGCAGAACGCGGAATTGCTGATGTGGGGCGGCGTCGCTAAATCTGTGCCTTCACCATTCAGCCAGGAACCTATCGTGTGGGGCGCGATTTCTGTTTCCCCGATACGTCTGTTCGTATTGGCGACAGCCGTAGCTTTGCTGGTGATTTTCTATCTGTTGATCGAGCGTTCGCGTCTTGGTTTGGCGATGCGGGCCACCTTCCAGGACAAGGATGCAGCCAAGATCGTCGGCGTGAATGTGTCGCACATGTACACGCTGACCTTTGCGCTGGGTTCCTGTCTCGCTTCGGTAGCGGGTGCCTTGCTGGCTCCGGTATTCGTTGTGACGCCGACCATGGGCGATCTCGCGAGTTTGAAAGCATTTGCCATCGTTATTCTCGGCGGGCTAGGTAATCTGCCTGGCGCAGCTTTGGGCGGATTCGTGCTGGCTATCGTTGAAGAGTTTGGTGCCGGTTATATCTCCACTGCCTATCGCGATGCACTGGGCTTTCTTGTCATTCTTGGGGTCATGATTTTCCGCCCACAAGGCTTGTTTACCGTCCGGGAAAGGGTAGGTTGA
- a CDS encoding Rrf2 family transcriptional regulator — protein sequence MRQDSRLSGVLHILLHIAEHQTPMTSELLAKAMDTNPVVVRRIMAGLREQGYVQSEKGHGGGWTLACDLSKVTLRDIYIALGSPSLLAIGSRNEAPDCLVEQAVNAALNKTFDEAEALLISRLGEVTLAMLSADFHKRFKRAKKQTGE from the coding sequence ATGAGACAAGATAGCCGATTATCAGGAGTACTTCACATTCTTCTGCACATTGCAGAGCATCAAACCCCTATGACGTCAGAGCTGCTTGCAAAGGCCATGGATACTAATCCAGTCGTCGTTCGGAGAATCATGGCTGGCCTGAGGGAACAAGGATATGTGCAATCAGAAAAAGGACATGGTGGAGGCTGGACGCTCGCCTGTGACTTATCAAAAGTTACATTACGCGACATCTATATAGCGCTTGGAAGCCCTTCCTTGCTCGCTATCGGGAGCAGAAACGAGGCACCGGATTGCCTGGTAGAACAAGCGGTTAACGCCGCACTCAATAAAACATTTGACGAAGCAGAAGCACTACTCATCTCTCGATTAGGAGAAGTGACATTGGCAATGTTGAGCGCTGATTTTCACAAGCGATTTAAGAGAGCAAAAAAACAAACGGGCGAATAA
- a CDS encoding XdhC family protein → MENLDLIVLRTLRDWRLQGKNAVLATVTRTWGASPRPVGSLMALCETGSVVGSVSGGCIEDDLIARFATWEKFVTEEGTARRPQWDCYGLSADEAHRFGLPCGGTLELLLEFNADAAVLDQLVQQLEDGALVQRSIDLASGRVTLIPAERPSALTVTKHEVKAVFGPGYRMLLIGAGQLTEYLATMAVFSGFAVTVCDPREEYRRGWAVPNVRFIEGMPDDAVIAMKLDQRSCVVALTHDPKLDDMALIEALASSAFYVGAIGSRRNNTARRMRLAEHFELSDERLARLHGPVGIYIGSKTPSEIAISIMAEVVAAKNGVQRSDLDVASNKQKQDVDMSPVAA, encoded by the coding sequence ATGGAAAACCTCGACCTGATCGTGCTGCGTACCTTGCGTGACTGGCGTCTGCAAGGAAAGAACGCCGTACTCGCCACCGTAACGCGAACCTGGGGCGCGTCACCGCGACCGGTGGGTTCGCTGATGGCCTTGTGCGAAACGGGCAGTGTGGTTGGGTCGGTTTCTGGTGGTTGTATCGAGGATGACTTGATTGCGCGCTTCGCAACTTGGGAGAAGTTTGTCACTGAGGAAGGAACAGCGCGTCGTCCGCAATGGGATTGTTACGGTTTATCCGCTGATGAAGCGCATCGATTTGGACTTCCTTGTGGCGGTACGCTGGAACTGCTGCTGGAGTTCAATGCAGATGCGGCTGTGCTCGATCAACTAGTCCAGCAACTGGAGGACGGCGCGCTGGTACAACGCAGCATTGATCTTGCCAGTGGACGCGTCACATTGATTCCGGCAGAGCGCCCATCTGCATTGACCGTCACCAAACATGAAGTAAAAGCTGTCTTCGGGCCAGGCTATCGGATGTTGTTGATAGGCGCGGGACAACTCACTGAATATCTGGCGACGATGGCCGTGTTCAGCGGTTTCGCCGTGACAGTCTGTGACCCGCGTGAAGAATATCGGCGTGGCTGGGCAGTACCGAATGTTCGTTTCATCGAAGGCATGCCGGATGATGCCGTGATCGCGATGAAACTGGATCAACGTAGTTGTGTCGTCGCGTTGACCCATGACCCCAAGCTTGATGATATGGCGCTGATCGAAGCATTGGCGAGTTCCGCATTTTATGTGGGTGCCATCGGTAGTCGACGCAACAATACCGCACGCAGAATGCGACTTGCCGAGCATTTCGAACTAAGTGATGAACGCCTGGCAAGGTTGCACGGCCCGGTTGGTATTTACATCGGCAGCAAGACACCATCCGAAATCGCCATCAGCATCATGGCAGAGGTCGTCGCGGCCAAGAACGGTGTGCAGCGCTCGGATCTCGACGTGGCGAGCAACAAGCAGAAGCAGGACGTTGATATGTCGCCGGTCGCGGCATGA
- a CDS encoding AAA family ATPase, with product METSTQEPPTLHLVCGKIASGKSTLTQRLAAEPKTVLISEDAWLGQLFPDEINTLQDYVRYTSRLRSVMGVHVEHLLRAGISVVLDFPANTIDSRLWMRSIFEHAGSAHSLHYLDVSDEVCKARLQRRNNDGSHQFTTSEAEFDAITRYFVAPSSAEGFNVVKE from the coding sequence ATGGAAACAAGCACGCAAGAACCACCTACACTGCATCTGGTATGCGGAAAGATTGCCTCTGGAAAATCGACATTAACCCAGCGACTCGCGGCAGAACCGAAAACTGTCTTGATCAGCGAGGATGCATGGTTGGGCCAGCTTTTCCCGGATGAAATAAACACGCTGCAGGACTATGTGCGATACACGAGCAGGCTGCGTAGCGTCATGGGTGTGCATGTCGAACACTTGCTGCGCGCTGGGATCTCGGTCGTACTGGATTTTCCTGCGAATACAATAGATAGCCGTCTATGGATGCGTAGTATTTTCGAGCATGCTGGTTCAGCCCATAGCCTGCACTATCTGGATGTCTCTGATGAAGTATGCAAGGCGAGACTGCAACGGAGAAATAATGATGGCTCGCATCAATTCACGACTAGTGAAGCAGAGTTCGATGCGATCACTCGCTATTTTGTAGCGCCTTCTTCTGCGGAAGGCTTTAACGTCGTTAAGGAATAA